CGGCAGCCGATGCACGCGGTTTTACAAACTTTTCGTTTCAGCGCGCCTTTTTCCGGCGAGTTACAATAAACGTGCACATTCACCGTTGCCGGTACGAGCGCAATCAGGTTTTTCGGACACGCAGCCACACACTTGCCGCAACCGACGCAAATCTCCGGATGCACAACCGCCAGCCCGTCGCGTATTTCAATCGCAT
Above is a window of Kiritimatiellales bacterium DNA encoding:
- a CDS encoding 4Fe-4S binding protein, whose protein sequence is AIEIRDGLAVVHPEICVGCGKCVAACPKNLIALVPATVNVHVYCNSPEKGALKRKVCKTACIGCRKCVKAADSESQMTVKGFLVETNYSNPPLSDLVEKAGCPTTALRLADQQAAGAYEGALK